Genomic DNA from Gammaproteobacteria bacterium:
TGTTACTGACTTGCAGAAAACAAAAAGAATCGCTGGAAATTTATGTGATTGATACAGGTTCCGGATTAAATAATGACGAAAAAGAATTGATATTTAAGGATTTTTATCGTCTTGATAAACATGTTTCCAATAAGCAAGAACAAGGTCTTGGGTTAGGATTATCCATTGTTGACCGAATTATCAAGCAGCTTGGACATAATTTAACAATCCGCTCAATCCCTGGAAAAGGTTCATCTTTTAGACTGACAGTCCCAATGGTTACTCCTGAAATCATTCAGTTGGAAAACACCACTGTTACAACTGAAAAACAAACTCAGCAAGTTTCAAAAGCCAAAATTTTATGCATCGACAACGACGGTCGAATTCTTGAAGGCATGAATTTGCTGGTTTCCAATTGGGGTTATCCTATTCGATGTGCATTAGGCAGGACACAGGCTTATCAAATTTTAGATGATGGTTTTGCCCCTGAGATTTTATTGGTTGACTATCATCTTGATAACGAAACAGGGTTACAATTGATTGAAGACGTTTTTAAAAAATATCAATTTCAATGTCCTGTGATTGTGATAACAGCCAACAGAACTGAAGAGTTAAAGGCAGAAATAGAACAAGGAAATTTCTATTTATTGAACAAACCGATTAGGCCTGCTGTATTAAGAAGTATAATAAACAAACTGCAAATTTAATAGTCATAAAAATTGAGTATGCTAAAATAGTCAGAATGAAAAAAATAAACAACATTATTGTCATATTGATGATATCAGGATTCTTGTTATTTTTTACGAGTGTTTCATTTTCACAAATAAACTTAGCAGTCGGAAATGAGAACTCAGACGCTCCTGCTATTCCAATAGTAGAGAATTTGTCAGTCAAATGGTGGCAGTACTTTGAATCAGCGAATGATATAGAAGAAATTAATCATAAATTTGAGGAGTTCTTAGAAGGATTAAAAACCAGTGTAGCCCAAAATAATATTAATGAGTCAGAAGCAACAATTGAAAACATCAAAACTCTTTTTAATCAATATGTTAAACAAAGATATTCAGATATCACAGCTCCAACTGATGAGTCTTTTACAACTCAAGAAAAATACACAATTAAGGAACTGCTTGAATATAATAATCATATTTTAAAAATCAAAAAGCGTATTCATCAAACTGAAGAAGAAAAACAATCAATCAATGAAAATCTTCTGTCTGCGAATCAACAAATTGATCAACAAAAAATTAAATACTATGATTTATCAAACACCAATGAAGATAAGATTCAAGCAGGTCTCGAGTGGATAATACTTCGTATAAAGTTAGCCTTAGAAAATTTGAGATATTCACACATTGAAGAAAAAAACAAATATGACATCAATCAACTGGATTTCTTAAACACGAATGTGTCAAGCATGATTTCAAAGCTAGAAATCACTGAAAATGCAAAGCCCGATATTGATGTTCAAAAACTCACAGATAAATTAAAGAATCTTGAACAAAAGATAGATTTATTTAGTATTAAGCTCACAGAGAGCTTTGATGATAGTGATGAATCCCATATAAAAAAAGATATTATTAAACTGGATTTGGCATTATCTTTGATTGAGTCGAGTAAAACTCAAATGTTATTGCAAAGGAATCAACATATTGAGCTTCTAACCACCATGTATAATACTTCAAAAGTGGATTTATTAGAGGTCAGAAAGTATCTAACTGATTCTGATATCAAAGCAAAGGAAAATGAAAAAGCGATCGCAGAATGGCAAAAATTGGCTCTGAATATGTTGTTGTTATCTATTTCTGAGCAAGGAAATAAAACCCCTAAAAAGATTTTGCAATTGGATAAATCAAAGAGAGAGAAAGCACAACAAGTTATCAAAGACTTGGAAAGTCTAAAATCCAATAATCAAGAGAATCTATTTATCCTTGGTTTGATTAATAACAAACTGAAAGAAGTTGATACCGGATTTACCAAGACCTGGTCATTGATAAAAGATTTTATCACATCGTCGAAAGATAATATTGTCAGTTTTATATATAAACCAATCTTCACCATCAATGAATATCCTGTCACATTGCTTCCATTAATTAAGTTGCTATTGATTATTTTTGTTGCATATATCATTTCAAAAATAGTGACATTTTTTATTCACAGAATTGAAAAGCGACTGAAGATTGACCGAATGAATGATCGCTCGTCAATTTATCTAATGCATAGGTTGTTGAATTATCTCATTATTTTGATTTCTGTGATTACCGGATTCAGTGTGCTTGGAATTAATCTTGGCAATATTACTTTGATTGCAGGTGCATTGTCGGTTGGTATTGGTTTTGGTTTACAAAATCTGGTGAGTAACTTTGTATCAGGTTTAACAATCATGTTTGAAAGAACTTTGAGTGTCGGAGACTATATTGAGGTTGATGGACAAACCACAGGGGTTGTTAGAGAAATACGGGCTCGTAGCACGAGGATAAATACCAATGATAACATTGATATCATTATTCCCAACTCGGACTTGGTGACCAACAAAATCATTAACTGGACGCTCAAAGAGTCCATTCGCAGGATTAAAATTTCATTTGGGGTTGCCTATGGTACAGATAAAGAATTAGTGAAAAAGGCAGCTTTGGAAGCGGCTGACAATGTTCAATACACTTTACATAATATTCACGGTAAAGAACCGGATGTCTGGTTGATGGAGTTTGGTGATAATAGTGTGAATTATTTGTTGTTAGTTTGGGTTGCCCACTATGGACTGAGACGACCGAACAGGATAAAAAACTATTATAACTGGGAATTGGATACCGCATTTAAAAAGTATGGAATTGAAATTCCTTTCCCTCAGCGAGATGTGCATCTGAATATTGTGAGAAAATCTAAAGAATCCAACACTGATTTTAAGAAAACCGAGAACGAAGAATGATTTTTACATGAATCGAATTAATACAGAATATTTTACTCAGCCAACTCAATTGAAGTTACTTTCATAACAGCCTGCGTTCTGTTGTTCACATTTAATTTTCGCATGATTGCTGTGACATGGGCTTTGACTGTAGCCTAGGTGATGTGCAAGTCATAAGCGATTTGTTTGTTGAGAAGACCTTGTTTAATCATTTGCAGAACTTTGTATTGTTGCGGTGTTAGTTCTGAAACAGCTTGAGTGATTTGTTTGATTTCTTCATTGTCAAGTGGAGAAGCAAAGTCGATTTCTTCAGGAAAAAACAAATTTTCTTCAAGAACTGAGCGAATCCCGGCTCGTATTGATTCAATATTTGCGGATTTACTGATATAGCCGAGTGCTCCAAAAGTCTTTGCCTGTCTGATGATTTCTGCTTTTTCAACCCCAGAAATCATGATGACAGGTATATTCGGATAATTCGATTGCATATAACTCAGAGAAGAAAAACCATCAGCTCCGGGCATGTTCAAATCTAAAATCAATAAGTCCGCTTCGTCGTTTTCTTTTACTTGTTTGCGTAGGTCATCGAGTGATTCGCATTCAATAATATCGCAATTTTCATAATCAGAAGTGATTGATTGTTTCAATGCAATTCTGAACATAGGATGGTCATCGGCGATTATTATTTTTTCAACATCGAAGAACATATTATTTATTCACAAAACAATTAACGATTCATGCGATTTTCAATCAAATGTTGCACCACTTCAGGTTCTGCCAATGTGGAAATATCACCGAGATTTTCATAATCATTAGCAGCAATTTTACGCAGAATTCTTCTCATAATTTTGCCGGATCGTGTTTTTGGAAGTCCCGGAGCCCATTGAATCTTATCCGGCGTTGCAATCGGACCGATTTCTTTTCGCACCCATTTAACCAGTTCAGTTCTTAACTCTTCAGTTTCAAAAGTTCCTTTATTCAGTGTGACATAAGCATAAATTCCTTGCCCTTTAATATCATGCGGATAGCCGACAACAGCGGCTTCGGCAACATCATGATGAGCCACTAAAGCGCTTTCAACTTCAGCAGTTCCCATGCGATGCCCTGAAACATTCAGAACATCATCAACACGTCCGGTAATCCATAAATAGCCGTCTTCATCTCGTTTTGCTCCATCGCCGGTGGTGTAGTAACCGGCAAACGCGGCAAAATAGGTTTGATAGAACCGGCCATGATCGCCGTAAACCGTACGCATTTGTCCCGGCCAGCTATCAGCAATCACCAGATTGCCTTCATTAGCACCATCCAGTGTTTTACCTTCATTGTCCAGTAACTTCGGTTGAATTCCAAAAAATGGTAAAGTTGCCGAGCCGGGTTTCAAGTCAATCGCGCAGGGCAGAGGAGTAATCATTATGCCGCCGGTTTCTGTTTGCCACCAAGTATCAACAATCGGACAACGCTCTTCACCAACAACTTCATAATACCATTTCCAAGCCTCCGGGTTGATAGGTTCGCCGACTGAACCAAGAATACGCAATGATTTCCTTGATGTCGCTTTGACCAAATCATCACCTTCTTTCATGATGGCTCTGATTGCTGTTGGTGCAGTGTAACAAATATTCACCTGATGTTTATCACAGACTTGCCAGAAACGACTGAAATTTGGATAGTTGGGAACACCTTCAAACATTAAAGTCGTTGCACCATTTGCAAGTGGTCCGTAAACCACATAGCTATGACCGGTAATCCAACCAACATCAGCAGTACACCAGTAAATATCACCGGGTTGATAATCAAAAACATATTGGAAAGTCATAGAAGCATAAACCAGATAACCACCTGTGGTATGCAAAACACCTTTTGGCTTGCCGGTTGAACCAGAAGTGTACAGAATGAATAACGGGTCTTCCGCATTCATAGGTTCCGGTTCGCAATCGCTCGTTACATCCTGGCAGAAACATCATGATACCAATGGTCATGATCTTTCCAGTTTACTTCCTCATCGGATGTTTTAATCACCAAAACCGACTCCAGATAATCTTTCACACCACTTTTTTCTGTCGCCTTATCGACATTTTTTTCAGCGGTATAACTTTGTTCCCACGTACTCCACGATCGGCGGTAATCACCAACTTGGATTTACAATCAATAATTCGATCACCCAAAGCATCCGGTGAAAAACCACCAAACACCACCGAATGAATCGCACCAATACGTGCACAAGCAAGCATCGCATAAGCCGCCTCAGGAATCATTGGCATGTACAACGTCACTCTGTCACCTTTGACGACGCCAAGTTTCTTGAATGTGTTTGCCATTTTACAAACTTCATCATAAAGTTTCTGGTATGAAATCTTATCAGAGACATCCGGATTATCGCCTTCCCAGATGATTGCCGTTTGATTCGCTTTATCTTTTAAATGTCTGTCAATGCAATTGTATGAAACATTCAATTCACCATCAGCATACCAGCGTATATGCAAATCGTCTTTGGCAAAAGAAACATCTTTAACTTCGGTATAAGGCTTAAACCAGGCCAGTCGCTGACCTTGCTCTTTCCAAAAGCCAACATTATCCTCAATGGATTGCTGGTACATGGTTTGATATTTTTGCTGATCACAATTGGTTCTTTCTTTACACTGTGGATTGATTGGATAAATTGATTTCATTTTTTCATTTCCTGTAAAAGTTTAATCATTACATCTTTGAATACTGTTTTCTATTATACTTTAGTTGAGGGGTTATTTTTAGATTTTTTTATTGCTCTTTATTGGTGTCATACGGAGCGAAGTGTGCGAAGCACACGAAGTCGAATGTATCTTTAATAATCGATATGTTATTCCCGATCATGTACCTGTCATCCTCGTGCTTGACACGGGGATCTAGTCATTTAATGTTCCTTTTTGCTCGTGCGAAAAAGGAACGCAAAAAGCACGCCCCGACATTTAGGCCTTCGGCTTCCTTCAATGCTCGATAATTTTGGCGTTTGCAAAAACTCACATTGCAAGCAATGTTCAAACACTTGCAAACTTATTTCCAAATTTACCTGCGCGTCTCAGCGAAATGTAAGGGGGGGATTATTCCTGTGATATACAATAACCTGTCATTTTTGTAAAAGTATAATATTACGATGACAAATCCTGTAGATACTGTCTTAAAGTTCAAGCATTATATCAAATTATTTGTCAGCTACAGAACAACCATGGGGCTCTGCCCCAAACCCCGAAGTATTTATAAAACAAAAGCAAGTTATGTTACAATGTTTATGTGGTACAGGCAGAAGTGCCAATGACCATAAACGGAAGCAAGGGCAAACTATTTTAGTTTGCCTTGCATTTTTTATAATTTGGATTAAATGCAGTTTCCGATTTCAAAACTCCATAAGAAAGAACTAGCAGCTTCCTCATTACAGCACAAATTGCTACTTTCTTGGGTTTACCTTTGTTTATCAATTTGTCATAAAAGTTGATAAGAATTGGATTGTATTTCTTAGCAACTATAGCTGGCATGTATAAAGATTTACGTAGTCGTTTATGACCCATTTTTGATAATCTAGAGACCTTCAGACTAGTACCAGAGTTTTCAATAAAAGGGTTGATACCTGCATAACTGGTTACTTGCCCAGATGTCGCAAATAAAGAAATATCACCAAGATATGCCAATATTGACCAAGCTGTTATTTCTCCAATTCCATCAATTGTAATCAATAGTTTTACCTGTTTTTTTAGAATCAAATCTTGATTGACACATTCTTTTATTGAGTTTTTAATGACCTTTATTTGTTTTTCAAAGTGCTTTATTGTTTGCTTTATGAATTTAACGGAGACTTTATCTAGGGTTGATTCTAAATGATTTGACGACGTACAGACCAAAATTGCTCTTTATTCTCAATGGATTCTGTGTAAACGGATAGATACTTCTGCATGATTCAAACTTAAATTTGTACGAATCCAAACAGACTAGCATAAAACCAACCGAAATCAATTAGACTTTAGCAGTATTTTTGTTGTTAATCTTGTGAAATAAGAATTTCTGGAAAATTTGTTGAATTACTTTCGGGTATCGGATAATTATCATCACTGTGAAAGGTGAAAACGGCTGAGTTTTTACTTTTTTGTGTTTTATTATTGCCGGCGGCATGAAAAATAGCAGCATGAAAAAACAATAAATCACCTTGTTTCATTTCGACATTTTGGGCTTTCTCAATCCATTGCATAGATTCTGGCAAATCTTCTCTGAGGAAAAGTCTTGCGTCTAATAGTTCTCTGGGTGTTTGCCATTGATGAGATTGTGGAATAACTTGCAAACAACCGTTTTCTGTAACTTCATCATCTAAAGGCAACCAGGTATTTATGAGATGATTATTGGCAAAATTCCAGTATCGAGTGTCTTTGTGCCAATGAGTTTCTGAGCTGAATTGTGGTTGTTTTGTCATCACGCAATTGTGATGAGATTGCACAAAAAAGATTTTTTCCGATTGAAATAAATCTTTCAAAACTTGTATAACCTTTTGATTATTAATCCAAATTTTAAAAACTTCATCACGCGAATAGGCGAGCTTCAATCGTCTGATAGTGTCACCGCCTTTTTCTTCCACAGTTTTGGGAGAACCCGGATAATTGACCTCTTGCTCCAATTCAAAAGGAGCGATGCGGTTTTTAAGATGTTGTTCTGTAGTTTCCTGAATTCGTTGAACGATTGTTTTATCAATAAAATTTCTTTTTATCAGATAACCGTTTTTTTTAAAAAAATCCCATTCAGATTGTGATAATATTTCCAGCTTGTTCAATATATTCATTGGATTAAAGTTGGCGTGAATTATAAGGTATTCGTACGATAAATTCTCAATAAATAAATGTTAATATGATTTTCCATGCATGAAAAAATAAAAAAATACCGTTGGTTGATATTTGATGCCGATAACACTTTGTTTGATTATAACGAAGCAGAAAAGTGCGCTTTGTTGAAAACACTGGATGATTTTGAAATTCAGTATCCACTTGAGACTATTATTGAGACTTATCATCGAATTAACCACCGACTTTGGATGCAGTTTGAAAAAGGTGAGATTAAATCTCAAAAAGAAATTAAACTCAAACGCACCACACAGCTTTTTGATGCTTTAGATGTAACCAGAGATGTGGAACAGTTTGCCGAAGATTATTTGTTTAATTTATCTCAAAACGGACAATTGTTTAGAAATGCGATGGAGGTCATTGATAAATTATCGAACAATCACCAAATGGTTATTATGACGAATGGTATGACAGCAGTGCAAAAACCGCGTTTTGCGGCATCTCCAATTACCAAATACTTCGAGCATGTGATTATTTCTGAAGAGATTAAGCACTCAAAGCCATCAAAAGAGATTTTTGATTATGCTTTTGGATTGATGAATTCGCCGGAAAAACACGAGGTTTTGATGATTGGTGATAATCTTGGCTCGGATGTTCAAGGTGGAATTAACTATGGGATTGATACTGTTTGGTTCAACTTGTATCAGCAGAAAGCAAAACACAAAGCCACCTATGAGGTCAGAAACTTGCGGGAGTTTATCGGCAAAGCGGAATAATTTGACAACATAATTGTTAAACCTTGTACATTGGCTTTATAAAATTTAAAATTCTCAAAAATTTATATTTTTCATTGAATTATGCTTACAACTTCTGAAATTAGAAAGAAATTTATCGATTACTTTGTTGCACATAAACATGCTGCTGTACCCAGCAGTTCGCTGGTTCCTGTTGATGATAATACCTTGCTTTTTGTTAATGCCGGCATGGTGCAGTTTAAAAATATGTTTCTGGGAGCGGAAAAGAGAGACTACAACCGCGCGGTGAGTTCACAAAGATGTGTCCGTGCCGGTGGCAAGCATAATGACCTTGATCAGGTGGGTTACACCGCAAGGCATCATACATTTTTTGAAATGTTGGGAAATTTCAGTTTTGGTGATTATTTCAAACAGGATGCGATACGATTTGCCTGGGAGTTTTTAACTAAGGAGTTGAAATTGCCGCAAGAAAAACTGATGGTGACAGTTTTTGAAGATGATGATGAAGCAGAAAAAATCTGGATGGAGGAAATCGGACTTCCAAAGGAAAAAGTTGTAAGAATAGGAGCCAAGGATAATTTCTGGCAAATGGGTGATACCGGCCCTTGTGGTCCTTGCTCAGAGATTTTCTACGATCATGGAGAACATATTGCCGGAGGCCCTCCGGGTTCACCGGATGAAGATGGCGATCGTTTTATCGAAATCTGGAATTTAGTCTTTATGCAATTTGATCGTCAAACCGATGGTTCTTTGGTTCCGTTACCGAAACCTTGTGTGGATACAGGCATGGGATTGGAGCGGGTGACGTCAATTTTACAGGGCAAACATAACAATTACGATATTGACTTATTTCAGCATATTATCAAATACATAGCAGAACTATTAAATGTAAAAGATTTATCCAGTCCATCGTTAAAAGTCATTGCTGATCACATTAGAACCTGTGCGTTTTTGATAAGTGATGGTGTGCTACCCGGAAACGAGGGTAGAGGATATGTGCTCAGACGCATTATTCGCCGAGCGATTCGTCATGGTTATAAACTTGGAGCAAATGAAACCTTTTTTTATAAGGTCGTCACTCCTTTGGTTGAAGTGATGGGTGATGCCTATCCTGAACTTAAAAATAATCAAAAACAGATTGAGTCGGCATTACAAAAAGAAGAATTACGCTTTGCTGAGACTCTGGAAACAGGAATGTCGTTGTTAACAAAAGCAATGGAGTCCATGAAAACGGATGTTATTTCAGGCGAAGTCGCATTTAAACTCTATGACACCTATGGTTTTCCGCTAGACCTTACTCAGGATGTTGCTCGGGAATCCGGTTTAAAAGTTGATGAAGACGGTTTCAATCAATGTATGCAGGAACAGAAAGATCGTTCTAAAGCATCCGGTGGCTTTGATCAAGGCAATCAGCTTCCAAGTGAATTGATAGCCAGTTTGTCAGCAACTGAATTTAGCGGTTATGAAAAACATGAAGACTCTGCGACTTTATTGGCAATCATTCAGGATGGAAAACAGGTTGAATCATTGTC
This window encodes:
- a CDS encoding ATP-binding protein, which gives rise to MTNNALKYTEKGGVLLTCRKQKESLEIYVIDTGSGLNNDEKELIFKDFYRLDKHVSNKQEQGLGLGLSIVDRIIKQLGHNLTIRSIPGKGSSFRLTVPMVTPEIIQLENTTVTTEKQTQQVSKAKILCIDNDGRILEGMNLLVSNWGYPIRCALGRTQAYQILDDGFAPEILLVDYHLDNETGLQLIEDVFKKYQFQCPVIVITANRTEELKAEIEQGNFYLLNKPIRPAVLRSIINKLQI
- a CDS encoding mechanosensitive ion channel, whose amino-acid sequence is MKKINNIIVILMISGFLLFFTSVSFSQINLAVGNENSDAPAIPIVENLSVKWWQYFESANDIEEINHKFEEFLEGLKTSVAQNNINESEATIENIKTLFNQYVKQRYSDITAPTDESFTTQEKYTIKELLEYNNHILKIKKRIHQTEEEKQSINENLLSANQQIDQQKIKYYDLSNTNEDKIQAGLEWIILRIKLALENLRYSHIEEKNKYDINQLDFLNTNVSSMISKLEITENAKPDIDVQKLTDKLKNLEQKIDLFSIKLTESFDDSDESHIKKDIIKLDLALSLIESSKTQMLLQRNQHIELLTTMYNTSKVDLLEVRKYLTDSDIKAKENEKAIAEWQKLALNMLLLSISEQGNKTPKKILQLDKSKREKAQQVIKDLESLKSNNQENLFILGLINNKLKEVDTGFTKTWSLIKDFITSSKDNIVSFIYKPIFTINEYPVTLLPLIKLLLIIFVAYIISKIVTFFIHRIEKRLKIDRMNDRSSIYLMHRLLNYLIILISVITGFSVLGINLGNITLIAGALSVGIGFGLQNLVSNFVSGLTIMFERTLSVGDYIEVDGQTTGVVREIRARSTRINTNDNIDIIIPNSDLVTNKIINWTLKESIRRIKISFGVAYGTDKELVKKAALEAADNVQYTLHNIHGKEPDVWLMEFGDNSVNYLLLVWVAHYGLRRPNRIKNYYNWELDTAFKKYGIEIPFPQRDVHLNIVRKSKESNTDFKKTENEE
- a CDS encoding transposase, with the translated sequence MITIDGIGEITAWSILAYLGDISLFATSGQVTSYAGINPFIENSGTSLKVSRLSKMGHKRLRKSLYMPAIVAKKYNPILINFYDKLINKGKPKKVAICAVMRKLLVLSYGVLKSETAFNPNYKKCKAN
- a CDS encoding phytanoyl-CoA dioxygenase family protein, which produces MNILNKLEILSQSEWDFFKKNGYLIKRNFIDKTIVQRIQETTEQHLKNRIAPFELEQEVNYPGSPKTVEEKGGDTIRRLKLAYSRDEVFKIWINNQKVIQVLKDLFQSEKIFFVQSHHNCVMTKQPQFSSETHWHKDTRYWNFANNHLINTWLPLDDEVTENGCLQVIPQSHQWQTPRELLDARLFLREDLPESMQWIEKAQNVEMKQGDLLFFHAAIFHAAGNNKTQKSKNSAVFTFHSDDNYPIPESNSTNFPEILISQD
- a CDS encoding YjjG family noncanonical pyrimidine nucleotidase, yielding MHEKIKKYRWLIFDADNTLFDYNEAEKCALLKTLDDFEIQYPLETIIETYHRINHRLWMQFEKGEIKSQKEIKLKRTTQLFDALDVTRDVEQFAEDYLFNLSQNGQLFRNAMEVIDKLSNNHQMVIMTNGMTAVQKPRFAASPITKYFEHVIISEEIKHSKPSKEIFDYAFGLMNSPEKHEVLMIGDNLGSDVQGGINYGIDTVWFNLYQQKAKHKATYEVRNLREFIGKAE
- the alaS gene encoding alanine--tRNA ligase gives rise to the protein MLTTSEIRKKFIDYFVAHKHAAVPSSSLVPVDDNTLLFVNAGMVQFKNMFLGAEKRDYNRAVSSQRCVRAGGKHNDLDQVGYTARHHTFFEMLGNFSFGDYFKQDAIRFAWEFLTKELKLPQEKLMVTVFEDDDEAEKIWMEEIGLPKEKVVRIGAKDNFWQMGDTGPCGPCSEIFYDHGEHIAGGPPGSPDEDGDRFIEIWNLVFMQFDRQTDGSLVPLPKPCVDTGMGLERVTSILQGKHNNYDIDLFQHIIKYIAELLNVKDLSSPSLKVIADHIRTCAFLISDGVLPGNEGRGYVLRRIIRRAIRHGYKLGANETFFYKVVTPLVEVMGDAYPELKNNQKQIESALQKEELRFAETLETGMSLLTKAMESMKTDVISGEVAFKLYDTYGFPLDLTQDVARESGLKVDEDGFNQCMQEQKDRSKASGGFDQGNQLPSELIASLSATEFSGYEKHEDSATLLAIIQDGKQVESLSSGESGIVILNQTPFYAESGGQIGDSGEIMTNFGNFEVSDTQKAAGQFFLHIGKMSKGKVSQGDDVVARIDSQKRGKIVLNHTATHLLHKVLREHLGSHVQQKGSIVSDDKLRFDFSHGEAISPEQLRQIESDVNTHIRANYQGQTKLMKYDEAVKYGAMALFGEKYGDEVRVLDFGGYSIELCGGTHAKNTGEIGLFKIVSESSIAAGIRRIEAVTGIEAINYLQSNDEKLNNIIALTHSSQQNVTTKISDILDKNKTLEKKLQQLEVKLASTAAKDLWSEVEEENNNNFLFKVLENFKVENLRSIVDDFKSKYSSGVVVLANHNEDKVQLICAVTSNLVQSIKAGDIIREISAQISGKGGGRPDFAQGGGVSDLKNLQHVMQQSRSEVTNLLNI